From one Haloplasma contractile SSD-17B genomic stretch:
- a CDS encoding Maf family protein yields MNRIILASQSPRRKELLTMLGYDFTVQKSDVDETVSESMPTDDVAVYLAELKGEAVLKKFPGNIVIAADTVVINNDSILGKPKNEDDALEILKTLSGQEHKVITGVAILTDDKMISFSSKTTVSFYDLSDYEIKQYIDSKEPMDKAGAYGIQGLGGLFVKNINGDFYSVMGLPIAKLNKELKRFLS; encoded by the coding sequence ATGAACCGTATAATATTAGCAAGTCAGTCTCCACGCAGAAAAGAATTATTAACTATGTTAGGTTATGACTTTACTGTACAGAAAAGTGATGTTGATGAGACGGTTTCAGAATCTATGCCTACAGATGATGTTGCCGTCTACTTAGCTGAGTTAAAAGGAGAAGCTGTATTAAAAAAATTCCCCGGTAATATTGTGATTGCAGCTGATACAGTCGTTATTAATAATGACTCAATACTAGGCAAACCTAAAAATGAAGATGATGCCCTTGAAATTTTAAAAACACTATCTGGGCAAGAACATAAGGTAATCACTGGGGTTGCGATCTTAACTGATGATAAAATGATATCATTTAGTAGTAAAACTACTGTATCATTTTATGATTTAAGTGATTATGAGATCAAACAATATATCGACTCTAAAGAGCCTATGGATAAAGCAGGAGCTTATGGTATACAAGGTTTAGGTGGGTTATTTGTAAAAAACATTAATGGCGACTTTTATAGTGTCATGGGACTACCGATTGCTAAGTTAAATAAAGAATTAAAACGTTTCTTATCATAG
- the hslO gene encoding Hsp33 family molecular chaperone HslO, producing the protein MNDYIVKSLAFNDTIRILACTATETVNRAWENQHTYPTATAALGRTLIVGSMMGSMLKGEENITIRIKGDGPIGLITVDANARGEVRGYVENPLVHYQYDNGKLNVAKAVGKNGEIHVIKDLKMRDYFHSSVPIISGELGEDFTYYFTRSEQTPSSVGCGVLVEPDNSVSAAGGFIIQVMPGATEETIKKIETNLGKIKSVSSMVADGYTPEDIVKEICQNEGYRILDQMQIAYTCKCSKERFAAGLISLGKNELTTIIEEDGQAETECHFCKDKYHFDREELIALLEEAKA; encoded by the coding sequence ATGAATGATTACATTGTTAAGAGTTTAGCGTTCAATGATACAATTCGTATACTAGCATGTACTGCAACAGAAACAGTTAATAGGGCGTGGGAAAATCAACATACGTATCCTACAGCGACAGCTGCACTTGGTCGAACACTCATCGTTGGATCAATGATGGGATCAATGTTAAAAGGAGAAGAAAACATCACTATTCGAATTAAGGGTGATGGACCGATTGGGTTGATTACTGTCGATGCAAATGCCAGAGGAGAAGTAAGGGGTTATGTTGAGAATCCATTGGTTCATTATCAATATGATAATGGAAAATTGAATGTTGCTAAGGCTGTTGGTAAAAATGGAGAAATACATGTAATAAAAGACTTGAAAATGCGAGACTATTTTCATAGTAGTGTGCCTATAATCAGTGGTGAGCTGGGTGAGGATTTTACTTATTACTTTACACGTTCAGAACAAACTCCTTCGTCTGTAGGGTGTGGAGTGTTGGTTGAACCAGACAACTCTGTTTCAGCAGCAGGTGGTTTTATTATTCAGGTAATGCCTGGAGCAACTGAGGAAACAATTAAAAAAATTGAGACGAACTTAGGGAAGATTAAGTCTGTATCATCAATGGTTGCAGATGGCTATACACCAGAGGATATTGTAAAGGAAATATGTCAAAATGAAGGGTACCGTATTTTAGATCAAATGCAAATAGCATATACATGTAAGTGCAGTAAAGAACGTTTTGCGGCAGGTCTAATTAGTTTAGGTAAAAACGAATTGACAACTATTATAGAGGAAGATGGACAAGCTGAAACAGAATGTCATTTCTGTAAGGATAAATACCATTTTGATCGAGAAGAATTAATAGCATTACTTGAAGAAGCAAAAGCATAA